From Microbacterium invictum, the proteins below share one genomic window:
- the pta gene encoding phosphate acetyltransferase has protein sequence MAQSIYITSAEGHSGKSTIALGVLDALSHATPRVGVFRAIARSTEETDYVLEMLLDHDGVDLSYEECIGVTYDDVRADPEAALSTIVERYKAVEAQCDAVVIVGSDYTDVASPAELGYNARIAANLGAPVLLVVGGRAAQDQPEQLGTTIPRAASQVGQITDLALAELAHGRAQLLAVVANRADPEHLEETVAAIHRAVRDAQPATADTESSVPVWAIPEDRYLVAPSIRGIMRSVEGELLQGDPALLTREALAVVVAGMSMNNVLPRLIEGAAVVIAADRTDVLLATLLANASGTFPSISGIVLNGPFDLPSDVKRLIDGLDSTVPIITTTHGTYETALRVMRTRGRLAADSQRRYDTALALFETHVDTDELMRALGVARATVVTPLMFEYQLVERARSARKRIVLPEGDDDRVLRAAATVLTRGIADLTILGEPAEVHARAVELGIDLTGAEVLSPFDEMHVHRFAETYAQLRAHKGVTYERAADTVTDVSYFGTMMVHLGLADGMVSGAVHTTAHTIRPAFEVIKTKPGTSVVSSVFLMALADRVLVYGDCAVIPDPTSEQLADIAVSSAATASQFGIEPRVAMLSYSTGESGSGADVDKVRAATALVRERAPQLLVEGPIQYDAAADAAVARTKLPESAVAGRATVFIFPDLNTGNNTYKAVQRSAGAVAIGPVLQGLNKPINDLSRGALVEDIVNTIAITAIQAQGAA, from the coding sequence GTGGCGCAGAGCATCTACATCACGTCAGCCGAGGGGCACTCGGGCAAGTCCACCATCGCGCTGGGCGTGCTCGACGCGCTCAGCCACGCGACCCCGCGCGTGGGGGTGTTCCGGGCGATCGCGCGCTCGACCGAGGAGACCGACTACGTCCTCGAGATGCTGCTGGACCACGACGGGGTCGACCTCTCCTATGAGGAGTGCATCGGCGTCACGTACGACGATGTGCGCGCGGATCCCGAGGCCGCGCTGAGCACGATCGTCGAGCGTTACAAGGCGGTGGAGGCGCAGTGCGACGCGGTGGTCATCGTGGGCAGCGACTACACCGACGTGGCCAGCCCGGCCGAGCTCGGCTACAACGCGCGCATCGCCGCGAACCTCGGCGCACCGGTGCTGCTGGTGGTCGGCGGCCGCGCCGCACAGGACCAGCCCGAGCAGCTCGGCACCACGATCCCGCGGGCCGCGAGCCAGGTCGGGCAGATCACCGACCTCGCCCTGGCCGAGCTCGCGCACGGCCGCGCGCAACTGCTGGCCGTCGTGGCCAACCGCGCCGACCCCGAGCACCTCGAGGAGACCGTCGCGGCGATCCACCGCGCCGTGCGCGACGCGCAGCCGGCGACAGCCGACACCGAATCGTCGGTGCCGGTGTGGGCGATCCCCGAGGACCGCTACCTCGTGGCCCCGTCGATCCGCGGCATCATGCGCTCGGTCGAGGGGGAGCTGCTCCAGGGCGACCCGGCGCTGCTGACCCGCGAAGCGCTCGCCGTGGTCGTGGCCGGCATGTCGATGAACAACGTGCTGCCGCGCCTGATCGAGGGCGCGGCCGTGGTGATCGCCGCCGACCGCACCGACGTGCTGCTGGCGACGCTCCTGGCAAACGCCTCGGGCACGTTCCCGTCGATCTCGGGCATCGTCCTCAACGGCCCGTTCGACCTGCCGTCCGACGTGAAGCGTCTCATCGACGGCCTCGACTCGACGGTGCCGATCATCACCACGACACACGGCACGTACGAGACGGCGCTGCGCGTCATGCGCACCCGCGGGCGGCTCGCCGCCGACTCGCAGCGACGCTACGACACGGCGCTCGCCCTGTTCGAGACCCACGTCGACACCGACGAGCTCATGCGCGCGCTGGGCGTCGCCCGCGCGACGGTCGTCACCCCGCTCATGTTCGAGTACCAGCTCGTCGAGCGCGCCCGCTCCGCGCGCAAGCGCATCGTGCTGCCCGAGGGCGACGACGACCGCGTGCTGCGCGCCGCGGCCACCGTGCTCACCCGCGGCATCGCCGACCTGACCATCCTGGGCGAGCCGGCCGAGGTGCACGCCCGCGCCGTGGAGCTGGGCATCGACCTGACCGGCGCCGAGGTGCTCTCACCCTTCGACGAGATGCACGTACACCGCTTCGCGGAGACGTACGCGCAGCTGCGCGCCCACAAGGGCGTCACGTACGAGCGGGCCGCCGACACCGTCACCGACGTGTCGTACTTCGGCACCATGATGGTGCACCTGGGCCTCGCCGACGGCATGGTCTCCGGGGCCGTGCACACCACGGCGCACACGATCCGGCCCGCGTTCGAGGTCATCAAGACCAAGCCGGGCACCTCGGTGGTCTCGTCGGTGTTCCTCATGGCCCTCGCCGACCGGGTGCTCGTCTACGGCGACTGCGCCGTCATCCCCGATCCGACCAGCGAGCAGCTGGCCGACATCGCGGTGTCGTCGGCGGCGACCGCCTCGCAGTTCGGCATCGAGCCGCGCGTCGCGATGCTGTCGTACTCCACCGGGGAGTCGGGCTCGGGCGCCGACGTCGACAAGGTCCGCGCCGCCACCGCGCTCGTGCGCGAGCGCGCCCCGCAGCTGCTGGTCGAGGGCCCCATCCAGTACGACGCGGCCGCCGATGCCGCCGTGGCCCGCACGAAGCTGCCCGAATCCGCCGTGGCAGGCCGGGCGACGGTGTTCATCTTCCCCGACCTCAACACCGGCAACAACACGTACAAGGCCGTGCAGCGCTCGGCCGGCGCCGTCGCGATCGGCCCGGTGCTGCAGGGGCTCAACAAGCCCATCAACGACCTGTCGCGCGGTGCGCTCGTCGAGGACATCGTCAACACCATCGCCATCACGGCGATCCAGGCACAGGGAGCTGCATGA
- a CDS encoding acetate/propionate family kinase, with product MSAVLVINSGSSSFKYQLIDLDTASPLASGLVERIGQDIGAAKHTVMLGKAEGPSVTATDATYRQELPIPSHTAGFQVMLDAFAAHGPSLEEYAPVAVGHRVVQGGARFFEPTLITDLVEINIDELSVLAPLHNPGALQGIRAARTGFPDVPHVAVFDTAFHQTMPPAAYTYAIDKRTAAKHRIRKYGFHGTSHKFVSEAAADFVGRPNAELRQIVLHLGNGASITAIDAGRSVDHSMGLTPLEGLVMGTRSGDLDPSVLLVLSQREHLAPEQLDAFLNTRSGLKGLAGVSDMRDIEQRRADGDADAALAFDVYIHRLRAYLGAYLAQLGGADVISFTAGVGENSPTVRAAALETLGYAGVVLDPERNASTDRGARVISTDDSPVTVLVVPTNEELEIARQTVSVAG from the coding sequence ATGAGCGCCGTTCTGGTCATCAACAGCGGATCGTCGTCCTTCAAGTACCAGCTGATCGACCTCGACACGGCGTCGCCGCTGGCGAGCGGACTGGTCGAGCGCATCGGGCAGGACATCGGGGCGGCCAAGCACACCGTCATGCTGGGCAAGGCCGAGGGTCCGTCCGTGACCGCGACGGATGCCACCTACCGGCAGGAGCTGCCGATCCCCAGCCACACGGCCGGCTTCCAGGTCATGCTCGACGCCTTCGCCGCGCACGGTCCGTCGCTCGAGGAGTACGCGCCCGTCGCCGTCGGCCACCGGGTCGTTCAGGGCGGTGCTCGCTTCTTCGAGCCCACGCTGATCACGGACCTCGTCGAGATCAACATCGATGAGCTGTCGGTGCTCGCCCCGCTGCACAACCCCGGAGCCCTGCAGGGCATCCGTGCCGCCCGCACCGGCTTCCCCGACGTGCCGCACGTCGCCGTCTTCGACACCGCCTTCCACCAGACCATGCCGCCCGCGGCATACACCTACGCGATCGACAAGCGGACCGCCGCCAAGCACCGCATCCGCAAGTACGGCTTCCACGGCACGAGCCACAAGTTCGTCAGCGAGGCGGCCGCGGACTTCGTCGGGCGCCCGAACGCCGAGCTGCGCCAGATCGTGCTCCACCTGGGCAACGGCGCCTCGATCACCGCAATCGACGCCGGTCGGTCGGTGGACCACTCGATGGGGCTCACCCCGCTCGAGGGCCTGGTGATGGGCACCCGTTCGGGCGACCTCGACCCGTCGGTGCTGCTCGTCCTCTCCCAGCGTGAGCACCTGGCGCCCGAGCAGCTCGACGCATTCCTGAACACCCGGAGCGGGCTGAAAGGCCTGGCCGGGGTCTCGGACATGCGCGACATCGAACAGCGCCGCGCGGACGGCGACGCCGACGCCGCGCTGGCCTTCGACGTCTACATCCACCGGCTGCGCGCCTACCTCGGCGCCTACCTGGCCCAGCTGGGCGGGGCAGACGTGATCTCGTTCACCGCGGGGGTGGGCGAGAACTCGCCGACGGTCCGTGCGGCGGCGCTCGAGACGCTCGGCTACGCCGGCGTCGTGCTCGACCCCGAGCGCAACGCGTCAACCGACCGCGGCGCCCGTGTGATCTCCACGGACGACTCGCCGGTCACGGTGCTCGTCGTGCCGACCAACGAAGAACTCGAGATCGCGCGGCAGACGGTGTCGGTGGCCGGGTGA
- a CDS encoding HAD family hydrolase — MTADELPDLTTYDGVLFDLDGVLTPTAEVHMSAWQAMFTELFADWGVEPAYAERDYFLYLDGKKRYDGVAALLRSRSVEVPWGDPSDPPTADTVCGIGNRKNTAFQRVLDEVGIAPYPGSLALIDVLQTAGVPIAVVSSSKNAVEVLTVAGIRDRFPVVMDGAVAERDHIPSKPAPDMFLEAARMLGVDPARSAAVEDAHSGVQSAAAAGYALVVGVDRGAGADMLTAAGAHVVVDDLAAFVE, encoded by the coding sequence GTGACAGCGGACGAACTCCCCGACCTGACGACCTACGACGGCGTCCTCTTCGACCTGGACGGCGTGCTGACGCCCACGGCCGAAGTGCACATGTCCGCCTGGCAGGCGATGTTCACCGAGCTGTTCGCCGACTGGGGGGTCGAACCGGCTTATGCCGAGCGGGACTACTTCCTCTACCTCGACGGCAAGAAGCGGTACGACGGCGTCGCGGCCCTGCTGCGCTCGCGCTCGGTCGAGGTGCCGTGGGGTGACCCGTCCGATCCGCCGACGGCCGACACGGTCTGCGGCATCGGCAACCGCAAGAACACGGCGTTCCAGCGGGTGCTCGACGAGGTCGGCATCGCGCCGTACCCGGGCTCGCTCGCGCTCATCGACGTGCTGCAGACCGCCGGTGTGCCGATCGCCGTCGTGTCCAGCTCGAAGAACGCCGTCGAGGTGCTCACCGTCGCCGGCATCCGCGACCGGTTCCCGGTGGTCATGGACGGCGCGGTCGCCGAGCGCGACCACATCCCCTCCAAGCCCGCACCCGACATGTTCCTCGAGGCGGCCCGCATGCTGGGGGTCGACCCCGCGCGCAGCGCCGCCGTCGAAGACGCGCATTCGGGCGTGCAGTCCGCCGCCGCAGCCGGGTACGCCCTCGTGGTCGGCGTCGACCGCGGCGCCGGCGCCGACATGCTGACCGCCGCCGGCGCACACGTCGTCGTCGACGACCTGGCGGCCTTCGTCGAGTAG
- a CDS encoding glycoside hydrolase family 65 protein — protein MDRDRFPADPWRLVETRQSIEDVGLTETLFALGNGYLGMRGNPPEGRHAHEHGTFINGLHETFPIRHAEQAFGFAETGQTIINAPDAKIMRVYVDDEPLAFDVADFREYERVLDMRRGVLTRHMRWMTPSGKDVVVDLERMVSFEERHLAVMRVSVTVLNADAPVVINCQLVNRQDGEDVYGGMAPHASAPTAPAAFDPRKAEAIDERVLQPVEYWQEGLRSVLSYQVTRSGMTVAVIADHEIDTANEYTARTLIEPDIAKNVFRVQAKAGVPVTVTKFVSYHSSRGVPARELVDRGRRTLDRARVEGVEYQFEEQEAWCRDFWERSDVQVAGDDALQQAIRWCLFQLAQATARADGRGVPAKGLTGSGYSGHYFWDTEVYVLPFLTYTTPHWARNALRMRYHMLPAARRRAAQLNEAGALFPWRTINGEEASAYYAAGTAQYHINADVSFAVGKYVRATGDMRFLYTEGVDILVETARLWATLGFWRVNEDSAEVFHIHGVTGPDEYTTVVNDNLFTNVMARFNLRAASRVVREMADRAPDEYRAMMQRLDLDPAEADAWDAAADAMHIPYSEGLGIHPQDAVFLEKEVWDLENTPAEQHPLLLNFHPLVIYRYQVLKQADVVLALFLQGNHFTAEEKRADFDYYDPLTTGDSTLSAVVQSILAAEVGYRELALEYFHEAAFVDLEDLHRNTSDGAHVASAGGVWTALVSGFGGMRDHGGDLSFDPRLPAEWPSLSYKLRWRGMQLDVTVTATEITVAAERAEHGETEEPRDDVDFAVRGEMHTVRAGESVSVPLDGQGPILTGRPTLSDIGDAMREDGTRLSASVPVSTATTGIPIISGIIPVVSGQPVEEGNLGVDS, from the coding sequence GTGGATCGTGACCGTTTTCCCGCAGACCCCTGGCGACTCGTCGAGACCCGGCAGTCCATCGAGGACGTCGGCCTCACCGAGACGCTCTTCGCGCTCGGCAACGGCTACCTCGGCATGCGGGGCAACCCGCCCGAAGGGCGTCACGCGCACGAGCACGGCACGTTCATCAACGGCCTGCACGAGACCTTCCCGATCCGTCATGCCGAGCAGGCCTTCGGATTCGCCGAGACCGGCCAGACCATCATCAACGCGCCCGACGCGAAGATCATGCGCGTGTACGTCGACGACGAGCCGCTCGCGTTCGACGTCGCCGATTTCCGCGAATACGAGCGGGTGCTCGACATGCGGCGCGGGGTGCTCACCCGGCACATGCGCTGGATGACCCCCAGCGGCAAGGACGTCGTCGTCGATCTCGAGCGGATGGTGTCGTTCGAGGAACGGCATCTGGCCGTCATGCGGGTGAGCGTCACGGTGCTCAACGCCGATGCCCCGGTCGTGATCAACTGCCAGCTCGTCAACCGGCAGGACGGTGAGGACGTCTACGGCGGCATGGCGCCGCACGCGTCGGCGCCCACCGCGCCGGCCGCCTTCGACCCGCGCAAGGCCGAGGCGATCGACGAACGGGTGCTGCAGCCGGTGGAGTACTGGCAGGAGGGTCTGCGGTCGGTGCTGTCCTACCAGGTCACGCGCTCCGGCATGACCGTCGCGGTCATCGCCGACCACGAGATCGACACCGCGAACGAGTACACCGCGCGCACGCTGATCGAGCCCGACATCGCCAAGAACGTCTTCCGCGTGCAGGCGAAGGCGGGCGTGCCGGTCACCGTGACCAAGTTCGTGAGCTATCACAGCTCGCGCGGCGTGCCCGCCCGTGAGCTCGTCGACCGCGGGCGCCGCACCCTCGACCGGGCCCGCGTCGAAGGCGTCGAGTATCAGTTCGAGGAGCAGGAGGCGTGGTGCCGCGACTTCTGGGAGCGCTCCGATGTGCAGGTCGCCGGCGATGACGCGCTGCAGCAGGCGATCCGGTGGTGCCTGTTCCAGCTCGCGCAGGCCACCGCTCGTGCCGACGGGCGCGGAGTCCCGGCCAAGGGGCTGACCGGTTCGGGGTACAGCGGCCACTATTTCTGGGACACCGAGGTCTACGTCCTTCCGTTCCTGACCTACACGACTCCGCACTGGGCGCGCAACGCCCTGCGCATGCGGTACCACATGCTCCCCGCCGCCCGCCGTCGCGCCGCCCAGCTGAACGAGGCCGGTGCCCTGTTCCCCTGGCGCACGATCAACGGCGAAGAGGCCTCGGCGTACTATGCGGCCGGCACCGCGCAGTACCACATCAACGCCGACGTGAGCTTCGCCGTCGGCAAGTACGTGCGCGCGACCGGCGACATGCGCTTCCTGTACACCGAGGGCGTCGACATCCTCGTCGAGACCGCCCGGCTGTGGGCGACCCTCGGCTTCTGGCGCGTCAACGAGGACTCCGCCGAGGTATTCCACATCCACGGCGTGACCGGACCCGACGAGTACACGACCGTCGTCAACGACAACCTCTTCACCAACGTGATGGCGCGGTTCAACCTGCGTGCCGCGTCGCGCGTCGTGCGCGAGATGGCGGACCGGGCGCCGGACGAGTACCGGGCGATGATGCAGCGGCTCGACCTCGACCCGGCCGAGGCGGACGCCTGGGATGCGGCAGCCGACGCGATGCACATTCCCTACAGCGAGGGCCTCGGCATCCACCCGCAGGATGCGGTCTTTCTCGAGAAGGAGGTCTGGGACCTCGAGAACACGCCGGCCGAGCAGCACCCTCTGCTGCTGAACTTCCATCCGCTGGTGATCTACCGGTATCAGGTGCTCAAGCAGGCCGACGTGGTGCTGGCGCTGTTCCTGCAGGGCAATCACTTCACCGCCGAGGAGAAGCGCGCCGACTTCGATTACTACGACCCGCTGACCACGGGGGACTCGACGCTGTCGGCGGTCGTGCAGTCGATCCTGGCCGCCGAGGTCGGCTACCGGGAGCTGGCGCTCGAGTATTTCCACGAGGCGGCGTTCGTCGATCTCGAAGACCTGCACCGCAACACCTCCGACGGGGCGCACGTGGCATCCGCCGGCGGCGTGTGGACGGCCCTCGTCAGCGGGTTCGGCGGCATGCGCGACCACGGCGGCGATCTGAGCTTCGATCCGCGATTGCCGGCCGAATGGCCGTCGCTGTCGTACAAGCTGCGGTGGCGAGGGATGCAGCTGGATGTCACCGTCACCGCCACGGAGATCACCGTCGCCGCCGAGCGCGCCGAGCACGGCGAGACGGAGGAGCCCCGCGACGACGTGGACTTCGCCGTCCGCGGCGAGATGCACACGGTGCGGGCCGGCGAGTCCGTCTCGGTGCCGCTGGACGGGCAGGGGCCGATACTGACCGGACGCCCGACGCTGAGCGACATCGGCGACGCGATGCGCGAGGACGGCACGCGACTGTCGGCGTCGGTGCCGGTCTCGACGGCGACCACCGGCATCCCGATCATCAGCGGGATCATCCCGGTCGTGAGCGGGCAGCCCGTCGAGGAGGGCAACCTCGGCGTCGACTCGTGA
- a CDS encoding DNA polymerase III subunit gamma and tau codes for MTTALYRRYRPETFGEMIGQAQVTDPLMTALRSDRVGHAYLFSGPRGCGKTTSARILARCLNCAQGPTDTPCGTCDSCVELSRGGGGSLDVVEIDAASHNGVDDARDLRERAIFAPARDRFKIFILDEAHMVTAQGFNALLKLVEEPPEHVKFIFATTEPEKVIGTIRSRTHHYPFRLVAPGPMLEYVEQLCVAEGVQVEPGVLPLVVRAGGGSPRDTLSLLDQLIAGSDPSTDSTQAVVRYERAVALLGYTHAELLDEVVDAFGARDAAAAFSAVDRVVQTGQDPRRFVDDLLERLRDLIIVAATGEGASAVLRGIPADELERMGAQASVFGTDRLSRIADLVVATLDEMTGATSPRLQLELMVARVLAATDAGAAAPIAGAPAAVAPGAVAPGVPATPVPRAPQPAPAAGAPAAADPGPGRPASSAAPVSTAPPAPSVSPSPSAPAAAAPTGAAGTAATSGPASSASVPPEPPRADVAAGPGAAAPPSTPAAPAVPSGPITLPQMRDAWPEILNRLEPVSRTSWMIASAARPVAYSDGDVLTLSFQSQADVAGFKKLNAGKGPSEDLRGAIQSVLGVRVKYMARHDAEPAPSAAGSHRGGPGGGDQPADPRAEEPSSGPSSAPAAGPDSDPATDRGAAAPPAASAPAPDAGPRPGARPMPDPGSASDAGPTPDPDSASDVGPTPDPGSASDAGPTPDPGPMPDPGPAPSSRPGPASGRPAPASGPRPAPAVAAPVTEWAVAAIPTDDPTGPQAAQFAVDDEPEEAASTPLRTLTAQREGDILTVPEPGPYDDDDAPPPPEDIDAPVPPRAPVVVERPVAPNTPARPARGPGIERVGEAVVRQMLGATFIREEPYTPPTRFN; via the coding sequence GTGACCACTGCTCTGTACCGCCGCTACCGCCCGGAGACCTTCGGCGAGATGATCGGGCAGGCGCAGGTCACCGATCCGCTGATGACCGCGCTGCGCAGCGACCGCGTCGGCCACGCCTACCTGTTCTCGGGTCCGCGCGGGTGCGGCAAGACGACCTCGGCGCGCATCCTGGCCCGGTGTCTCAACTGCGCTCAGGGACCCACCGACACCCCGTGCGGCACGTGCGACAGCTGCGTCGAACTCAGTCGCGGGGGCGGCGGTTCGCTCGACGTCGTCGAGATCGACGCGGCCAGCCACAACGGCGTCGACGATGCCCGCGACCTGCGCGAGCGCGCGATCTTCGCGCCGGCGCGCGACCGGTTCAAGATCTTCATCCTCGACGAGGCGCACATGGTCACGGCGCAGGGTTTCAACGCCCTGCTCAAGCTCGTCGAAGAGCCGCCGGAGCACGTCAAGTTCATCTTCGCCACGACCGAGCCCGAGAAGGTCATCGGCACGATCCGCTCACGCACCCACCACTATCCGTTCCGGCTGGTCGCCCCGGGGCCGATGCTCGAGTACGTCGAGCAGCTGTGCGTGGCCGAGGGCGTCCAGGTCGAGCCGGGGGTGCTGCCGCTCGTGGTGCGCGCGGGCGGCGGGTCGCCGCGCGACACCCTGTCGCTGCTCGACCAGCTGATCGCCGGATCCGATCCGTCGACGGACTCCACGCAGGCCGTGGTCCGCTACGAGCGCGCCGTCGCGCTGCTCGGCTACACGCACGCCGAGCTGCTCGACGAAGTGGTCGACGCGTTCGGCGCCCGCGATGCCGCGGCGGCGTTCTCCGCCGTCGACCGTGTCGTGCAGACCGGTCAGGACCCGCGGCGCTTCGTCGACGATCTGCTCGAGCGCCTGCGCGACCTGATCATCGTCGCCGCCACCGGTGAGGGCGCGAGCGCCGTGCTGCGCGGCATCCCGGCCGACGAGCTGGAACGCATGGGCGCCCAGGCCTCTGTATTCGGGACCGACCGGCTGTCGCGCATCGCCGACCTGGTGGTGGCGACTCTCGACGAGATGACCGGTGCCACGAGCCCGCGGCTGCAGCTCGAGCTCATGGTGGCCCGCGTTCTTGCGGCGACGGATGCCGGTGCCGCGGCGCCCATCGCCGGGGCACCGGCTGCGGTGGCACCGGGAGCGGTAGCACCGGGAGTGCCCGCGACGCCGGTACCCCGCGCGCCGCAGCCGGCGCCGGCCGCTGGAGCGCCCGCGGCGGCTGATCCCGGACCGGGGCGCCCGGCGTCGTCGGCTGCGCCTGTGTCGACCGCTCCGCCGGCCCCCTCCGTGTCGCCGAGCCCGTCCGCCCCTGCGGCCGCGGCACCGACCGGCGCAGCCGGGACGGCCGCCACATCCGGACCAGCCTCATCCGCTTCCGTGCCCCCCGAACCGCCCCGCGCGGACGTCGCGGCCGGCCCGGGCGCGGCCGCTCCGCCATCGACCCCGGCCGCACCGGCCGTGCCGAGCGGGCCGATCACGCTGCCGCAGATGCGCGACGCCTGGCCTGAGATCCTCAACCGGCTCGAACCGGTGAGTCGGACGTCGTGGATGATCGCGAGCGCCGCGCGCCCCGTCGCCTACTCCGACGGCGATGTGCTGACGCTGTCGTTCCAGAGCCAGGCCGATGTGGCCGGATTCAAGAAGCTCAACGCCGGCAAGGGGCCCAGCGAAGACCTGCGCGGGGCGATCCAGTCGGTGCTCGGCGTACGCGTGAAGTACATGGCGCGGCACGATGCCGAACCCGCGCCCTCTGCTGCCGGTTCGCACCGCGGCGGACCGGGCGGCGGCGACCAGCCGGCCGACCCACGCGCAGAGGAGCCCTCCTCAGGCCCGAGCAGCGCGCCGGCAGCCGGTCCTGACAGCGACCCGGCAACCGACCGGGGAGCAGCAGCACCCCCCGCCGCGTCGGCTCCGGCGCCGGACGCCGGTCCGAGGCCAGGCGCCCGTCCGATGCCAGACCCCGGTTCAGCGTCTGACGCCGGTCCGACACCAGACCCCGATTCAGCGTCTGACGTCGGTCCGACACCCGACCCCGGTTCAGCGTCTGACGCCGGTCCGACGCCAGACCCCGGTCCAATGCCAGACCCGGGTCCGGCGCCGTCTTCCCGTCCCGGACCGGCCTCCGGGCGTCCGGCACCCGCCTCAGGACCGCGTCCTGCACCTGCCGTGGCGGCGCCGGTCACCGAGTGGGCCGTCGCGGCGATTCCCACCGACGATCCCACCGGGCCGCAGGCTGCCCAGTTCGCGGTCGACGACGAGCCCGAGGAAGCGGCATCCACCCCGCTGCGCACTCTCACCGCTCAACGCGAGGGCGACATCCTCACCGTGCCCGAACCCGGGCCCTACGACGATGACGACGCCCCGCCGCCGCCCGAGGACATCGACGCACCGGTGCCCCCGCGGGCGCCCGTCGTGGTCGAACGTCCCGTCGCACCGAATACTCCGGCGCGACCGGCGCGCGGACCCGGGATCGAACGCGTCGGCGAAGCCGTCGTGCGTCAGATGCTGGGCGCCACCTTCATCCGCGAAGAGCCCTACACACCCCCGACGAGGTTCAACTAG
- the recR gene encoding recombination mediator RecR, with translation MYDGIVQDLIDEFGRLPGIGPKSAQRITFHILQTPTFDVSRLSQLLGELRERVRFCEVCGNVSEQDRCAICRDPRRDESLICVVEDAKDVAAIERTREFRGRYHVLGGAISPIAGIGPDDLRITQLMQRLADGTVQEVILATNPNLEGEATSTYLSRLLHTLEIRVTRLASGLPVGGDLEYADEVTLGRAFEGRRSV, from the coding sequence ATGTACGACGGCATCGTCCAGGATCTCATCGACGAATTCGGGCGCCTTCCGGGCATCGGCCCGAAGTCGGCGCAGCGCATCACGTTCCACATCCTGCAGACCCCGACCTTCGACGTCTCGCGGCTGTCGCAGCTGCTGGGCGAACTGCGCGAGCGGGTGCGGTTCTGCGAGGTCTGCGGCAACGTGTCCGAGCAGGACCGCTGCGCGATCTGCCGCGACCCGCGCCGCGACGAGAGCCTCATCTGCGTGGTCGAGGACGCCAAGGACGTCGCGGCCATCGAGCGCACCCGCGAGTTCCGCGGCCGCTACCACGTGCTCGGCGGGGCGATCAGCCCGATCGCGGGCATCGGGCCCGACGACCTGCGCATCACGCAGCTCATGCAGCGACTCGCCGACGGGACGGTGCAGGAGGTGATCCTCGCCACCAACCCGAACCTCGAGGGCGAAGCGACCTCCACCTACCTCAGCCGTCTGCTGCACACCCTCGAGATCCGTGTCACGCGGCTCGCATCGGGCCTGCCCGTCGGCGGTGACCTCGAATACGCCGACGAGGTGACACTCGGCCGCGCCTTCGAAGGACGCCGCAGCGTCTGA
- a CDS encoding DMT family transporter: protein MAAVSGRAWLLYAAMAVLWGIPYLFIKEAVESYSPAAVVAGRTLLGAAILLPIAIHRRALRPALHLWPWVLAFGAIEMAGPFFLLSHAEQTIPSGITGLLVATVPLFAAIIALLRGDRSAFSPLRALGLLIGFGGVAVTVAGPGLAIGTDPAALFAVGEVLLTAVLYAIAPFIIATKLKDVPSMGTIGLALLVIGLVYLPLALATQHEIPTVRSTVSLVALGVLCTAVAFIGFFALIREVGPVRAPLFTYVNPIVAIGLGIVILGEQLTPGLLLGFPLVIVGCWLAATGGQLRRRPAPDMPAGVPPVA from the coding sequence ATGGCCGCCGTCTCGGGACGCGCCTGGCTGCTCTACGCGGCGATGGCCGTGCTGTGGGGCATCCCGTACCTCTTCATCAAAGAGGCCGTCGAGAGCTATTCGCCGGCCGCGGTCGTCGCCGGACGCACGCTGCTGGGGGCGGCGATCCTGCTGCCGATCGCGATCCACCGGCGCGCGCTGCGGCCGGCACTGCACCTGTGGCCGTGGGTGCTCGCATTCGGCGCGATCGAGATGGCCGGTCCGTTCTTCCTGCTCAGCCACGCCGAGCAGACGATCCCCTCCGGGATCACCGGCCTGCTGGTGGCCACGGTGCCGCTGTTCGCCGCGATCATCGCGCTCCTGCGCGGCGACCGGTCGGCGTTCTCGCCGCTGCGCGCACTCGGCCTGCTCATCGGCTTCGGGGGAGTGGCCGTCACTGTCGCCGGTCCCGGTCTGGCCATCGGGACCGACCCCGCGGCGCTGTTCGCGGTCGGCGAGGTTCTGCTGACGGCGGTGCTCTACGCCATCGCCCCGTTCATCATCGCCACCAAGCTCAAGGACGTGCCGTCCATGGGCACGATCGGCCTCGCGCTGCTGGTGATCGGCCTGGTCTACCTGCCCCTCGCGCTGGCGACCCAGCACGAGATCCCGACGGTGCGCAGCACGGTCTCGCTCGTCGCCCTCGGCGTGCTGTGCACGGCCGTCGCCTTCATCGGCTTCTTCGCCCTCATCCGTGAGGTCGGGCCCGTCCGGGCGCCGCTGTTCACCTACGTGAACCCCATCGTGGCGATCGGGCTGGGCATCGTCATCCTGGGTGAGCAGCTCACGCCGGGGCTGCTGCTGGGCTTCCCGCTCGTCATCGTCGGATGCTGGCTGGCCGCCACCGGCGGACAGCTTCGCCGTCGGCCCGCACCGGACATGCCCGCGGGAGTGCCGCCGGTCGCGTGA